Part of the Streptomyces sp. f51 genome is shown below.
CGCCGGGCGACTTCCTCGCCGATGTGGCCGAGCCCCACGATGCCGAGGGTCTTGCCGGACAGCTCGGTGATCGACTGCTGGAGCCGGGGAAGCGCCCAGTCCGCCTCGGTCAACGCCGTGTGGGCGGGCACCAGTTGTTTGGCGAGGGCGAGCATGAGGGCGAAGGTCTGCTCGGCCACGTTCTGCTTCTCGGCGCCGCTGGAACCGATGTTGCACACGGGCACGCCCCGCTCGCGCGCCGCGTCCAGATCGACGTAGTCGAAGCCGTGGCTGGCGCACTGCACCAGCTCCAGATCCGGTGCGGCCGCGATGTGTTCGGCGGTCACCGGGCCGAGACCGGTGACCACGACATGGGCCTCGCGCAGGGCGACGGGGTCCTCGTCGGTGGCCTCCACGACGGTGACACGGGCCTGCCCGGGGAAGAGCGTGGCGAGCGCCGCCCCCGCCGTACGGCCGCCCACGTGCGGGGAGACGACGGCGAGCACGTTCTTGATGACGGTCATGAGGGTTCCTCGATCAGGTCGTCGGGGCCGACGGAGGCCGGGTGGGCGTGGCCGGACAGGGCGAGGGTGAGGTCGAACTCGGCGAGCAGACAGCGGACGACGTGTTCGACGCCCGCCTGGCCGTCGAGGCCGAGCCCGTAGGCGTAGGGACGTCCGACGAGCACCGCCCGCGCGCCGAGGGCGAGCGCCTTGAAGACGTCGTCGCCGGTGCGGATGCCGCTGTCGAAGAGCACGGTGAGCCGGTCGCCCACCGCCGCCGCCACCCGGGGCAGCGCGTCGGCGGCCGCGACGGACCCCGCCACCTGCCTGCCGCCGTGGTTGGAGACCACCACGCCGTCCATCCCGGCCTCGGCGGCGTGACGGGCGTCGTCCGGGTGCAGGATGCCCTTGAGGACGATGGGCCCGTCCCAGTTCTCCCGCAGGAAGGCCAGATCGGGCCAGGTCTTGCCGGGGTCGGCGAACATGCTCACGAAGTGCATCACGGCCGCGTTCGGGTCCTCGTGCACCGGCTTGGCCAGACCCGCCAGGAACGCCGGGTCGGAGAAGTAGTTGGCGGTGCCCACGCCGTGCAGGAACGGCAGGTACGCCTGGTCGAGGTCGCGCGGGCGCCAGGCGAGCAGCGGGGTGTCGAGCGTGACGAACAGCGCGGTGAACCCGGCCGCCTTCGCCCGGTCCAGGAAGCTGCGCGTGACCTCGCGGTCCTTCGCCCAGTACAGCTGGAACCAGCGCTCCCCGTCGCCCATGGCCTCGGCGACCTGCTCCATCGGGGTGCTGGAGGCCGAGGACAGGATGTACGGGACGCCCTGCGCGGCGGCGGCCCGTGCCGCGGCGCACTCCGCGTCCGGGTGCATGATCGACAGAACGCCGATCGGCGCGAGCGCGAGCGGCGCGGGCAGCGGCCGCCCCAGCACCTCGACGGACAGGTCGCGTTCGTGGACGTCGCGCAGCATGCGCGGCACGATCCGGCGCCGTCCCAGCGCCTCCCGGTTGGCGCGCGCGGTGCTGCCGTCGCCCGCGCTTCCCGCCACATAGCCGACCGGACCGGGTCCGAGCCGCTGTTCGGTGAGCTCCTCCAGCCGTGTCAGATCGGTGGGCAGCCGCGGCACGGCGCCCGTCATCCCGTTCAGATAGATCTCGTACTGGAAGTCGGCCCAGTGCTTCGCCATCCGTACGTCCCGCCTCTCGTCCCCAAGACCGCGCTGTACGGGGTCGATCCTTACGAGAGTGACAAGTCACGTCCACTGTGGTGCGCACAAAGTGCGGCTGGGATCATCATGGTGTGACAAACAAGCCGTCCGGGATCCGGGAGCGCATCCGGCAGGAAATGGTCGCCGACCCGCAGGTGGTGGAGGCGATCGTCGCGGCGGTCCACGAACAGGTCCCGGTGTACGCGGCGCTCGACGACAGCCGGCTGCCCGAGGTACGGGCCATCGCCGCCTGGGGC
Proteins encoded:
- a CDS encoding NAD(P)-dependent oxidoreductase, with amino-acid sequence MTVIKNVLAVVSPHVGGRTAGAALATLFPGQARVTVVEATDEDPVALREAHVVVTGLGPVTAEHIAAAPDLELVQCASHGFDYVDLDAARERGVPVCNIGSSGAEKQNVAEQTFALMLALAKQLVPAHTALTEADWALPRLQQSITELSGKTLGIVGLGHIGEEVARRAVAFDMSVVYAGPTRVPAETEARLGGARHVELEELLRVSDYVSLHAPLTETTRHLLNAERLALLKPTAFVVNTSRGALIDQDALADALHAGALAGAGLDVFDPEPPTPALRLLKAPNVVLSPHVAGVTRETLVRIALAAVRNAADFIAGKPPLDVVS
- a CDS encoding lactate 2-monooxygenase, whose amino-acid sequence is MAKHWADFQYEIYLNGMTGAVPRLPTDLTRLEELTEQRLGPGPVGYVAGSAGDGSTARANREALGRRRIVPRMLRDVHERDLSVEVLGRPLPAPLALAPIGVLSIMHPDAECAAARAAAAQGVPYILSSASSTPMEQVAEAMGDGERWFQLYWAKDREVTRSFLDRAKAAGFTALFVTLDTPLLAWRPRDLDQAYLPFLHGVGTANYFSDPAFLAGLAKPVHEDPNAAVMHFVSMFADPGKTWPDLAFLRENWDGPIVLKGILHPDDARHAAEAGMDGVVVSNHGGRQVAGSVAAADALPRVAAAVGDRLTVLFDSGIRTGDDVFKALALGARAVLVGRPYAYGLGLDGQAGVEHVVRCLLAEFDLTLALSGHAHPASVGPDDLIEEPS